A genomic window from Elaeis guineensis isolate ETL-2024a chromosome 3, EG11, whole genome shotgun sequence includes:
- the LOC105041138 gene encoding beta-1,2-xylosyltransferase XYXT1, protein MGVKMKPLRSFSRVEPHKLGVGLFVGCFVALIVYISMSDPVVIPFLDGDSRLTSMYRVPKSTMVEDKMSSPESGLGKARQKHKPSCSSSDPRSNICKKNDVMRMQSNSLSTKSDAPSGRKDASNIQQLGSENRVEYRHERNGDSKVPVKNSSPAIGDPMHKEDIINPKQFGGRRENVEPPKKPICDFSDPRSDVCESDGDVRIHGKSSTVMFVTSDQASNPESNRSWKIKAYARKGDRTIMAEIEELSVKVSNGLEAPQCTVHHSIPAIVFFNGGYNGNYYHDFNDVLIPLFITARQFDGEVQFLIKHMQLWWINKYGLILNKLSRYELIDFDNDDRVHCYQHAIVGLHSHKDFSIDPSRAPNGYSMADFSEFLRSAYSLKRDLPIQIGEHPGKKPRLLVISRGLTRKFANLEEIVQKATELGYEVVVAEARFDSNVAQHAQIVNSCDVMMGVHGAGLTNLIFLPTNAVVIQIVPYGGFEGIAKIDYGDPSKDRKLRYLEYSITAEESTLIDLYPKDDPVIRDPMSLHKHGWTVIGEIYLYKQNVRLDMERFRSVLLKALELLHQ, encoded by the exons ATGGGGGTCAAGATGAAGCCTCTTAGGAGCTTCAGCCGAGTGGAGCCCCACAAGCTCGGTGTAGGACTGTTTGTCGGATGCTTTGTGGCCTTGATAGTTTACATTTCCATGTCCGATCCTGTCGTGATTCCTTTCCTTGATG GTGATTCCCGGTTGACATCAATGTACAGAGTTCCCAAAAGTACCATGGTGGAAGACAAGATGAGTTCTCCAGAGTCCG GACTGGGAAAAGCTAGACAGAAGCACAAGCCAAGTTGCAGTTCTTCAGACCCAAGATCAAATATCTGCAAAAAAAATGATGTAATGAGGATGCAATCAAACTCGTTATCCACAAAAAGTGATGCTCCCTCTGGACGAAAAGATGCAAGTAATATTCAGCAACTAG GGAGTGAAAACAGGGTAGAGTATCGACATGAAAGAAATGGTGATTCTAAGGTCCCCGTCAAAAATTCGTCTCCTGCTATTGGTGATCCGATGCACAAAGAGGATATCATCAATCCTAAGCAATTCG GTGGAAGAAGAGAGAATGTGGAGCCTCCAAAGAAGCCGATTTGTGATTTTTCTGATCCGAGATCTGATGTCTGTGAATCGGACGGTGATGTTAGAATCCATGGAAAGTCCTCCACTGTGATGTTTGTTACTTCGGACCAAGCAAGCAATCCAGAATCAAATCGATCATGGAAAATTAAAGCTTATGCTCGTAAAGGAGACCGCACCATAATGGCAGAGATCGAGGAATTGTCTGTTAAAGTATCCAATGGGCTTGAAGCTCCTCAGTGCACAGTTCATCATAGCATACCTGCCATTGTGTTCTTCAATGGTGGCTACAATGGAAACTACTACCATGACTTCAATGATGTATTGATTCCTCTATTCATAACTGCGCGACAATTTGATGGAGAAGTTCAATTCCTCATAAAGCATATGCAACTTTGGTGGATCAACAAGTATGGCCTGATTCTTAACAAGCTCTCGCGATATGAACTTATAGATTTCGACAATGATGATCGAGTCCACTGTTACCAACATGCGATTGTTGGCCTCCACAGCCACAAGGATTTCAGCATCGACCCCTCGAGAGCTCCAAATGGGTACTCCATGGCAGACTTCTCAGAATTTTTGAGGAGTGCCTACTCACTCAAGAGAGATTTACCAATACAGATTGGAGAACATCCAGGAAAGAAGCCTAGGCTGCTGGTCATATCGAGGGGATTGACTCGAAAATTTGCCAACCTAGAAGAGATTGTTCAGAAGGCCACAGAATTGGGCTACGAGGTGGTGGTTGCAGAGGCCAGATTTGACTCAAATGTCGCTCAACATGCGCAAATCGTTAACTCATGTGATGTGATGATGGGAGTGCATGGGGCTGGACTCACTAATCTCATTTTCCTTCCAACAAATGCAGTGGTGATCCAAATAGTCCCTTATGGTGGCTTCGAAGGGATAGCTAAGATCGACTATGGGGACCCATCTAAGGACAGGAAGCTGAGGTACTTGGAATACAGTATCACTGCAGAGGAGAGCACTCTGATAGATCTTTATCCTAAAGACGACCCTGTGATCAGGGACCCCATGTCACTTCACAAGCATGGATGGACAGTTATTGGGGAAATATACCTATATAAACAAAATGTGAGGCTTGACATGGAAAGGTTTAGATCTGTCCTCTTGAAAGCCCTTGAGCTCCTCCATCAATGA